The bacterium genome has a segment encoding these proteins:
- a CDS encoding 7TM domain-containing protein, with product MKKYFQLFVVAILLFPANFALAQDNFSAKAGQSQDVLIGDSAQFDASESVIPSNVTATYYWTFGDGTQATGERITHQYKRAGSYAVKLTINAGDQTQETNTSVHVFRTENILTIDETVPEEKIKSLKESASEQDVLLTTIVPQNSSTTVADGIAQQFIDKRTSLERAQLIFVWTNGTRGTDIISNIGQLLSKDLPEAKRKMHMEEKGVVLLTDQAFSIVARPAQTAFNVLRPQYVLLARTETLPLLVATRTADDALTAIRTQGTPFWNLGPYSERAVSRLMPWNALSYAVNVLVNWGVPTSSIILVLMLPIIATLLAFSRQVIGMKAFGIFTPAAVTLSFLALGLKYGLIIFVVVLLAATASRYLLRGFRLLYLPRMALVLTATSFAVLGLFAISGIVLKQTGVLVFSVFPILILVSLAEQFVEVQIRLGFREATQLTVETLFLSIVSTLIVQWDALQSLVVGFPEVILITIPLNILLGRWTGLRLTEYFRFRKILFPGKS from the coding sequence ATGAAAAAATATTTTCAACTTTTTGTCGTTGCTATTCTTCTGTTTCCAGCCAATTTTGCTTTAGCGCAGGATAATTTCTCCGCCAAAGCGGGTCAGTCGCAAGATGTATTAATCGGAGACAGTGCACAATTTGATGCATCGGAATCTGTTATTCCATCTAATGTAACGGCAACATACTATTGGACCTTTGGTGATGGCACCCAAGCAACGGGGGAACGAATCACGCATCAGTACAAACGCGCCGGCTCTTACGCGGTAAAACTTACAATCAATGCGGGCGACCAAACGCAAGAAACTAACACCAGCGTCCACGTTTTTCGAACAGAAAATATTTTAACGATCGATGAAACTGTCCCCGAAGAAAAAATTAAATCTTTGAAAGAATCGGCGTCCGAGCAAGATGTTCTCTTAACAACAATTGTTCCCCAAAACTCCTCCACAACAGTAGCCGACGGTATCGCTCAACAGTTTATCGACAAACGCACGAGTTTGGAACGCGCCCAATTAATTTTTGTTTGGACCAACGGCACACGCGGAACAGATATTATTTCCAACATCGGCCAACTACTAAGTAAAGATCTACCGGAAGCAAAACGCAAAATGCATATGGAGGAAAAAGGCGTCGTACTTCTTACCGACCAAGCTTTTTCCATTGTCGCCCGTCCCGCCCAAACCGCCTTCAACGTTTTGCGACCACAGTACGTATTACTCGCTCGCACAGAAACACTACCACTTCTTGTCGCTACACGCACCGCCGATGATGCCTTAACCGCGATCCGCACCCAAGGAACACCATTCTGGAACCTCGGTCCATACAGTGAACGCGCCGTTTCGCGCCTTATGCCCTGGAACGCCTTGTCTTACGCCGTAAATGTGCTCGTAAACTGGGGCGTACCGACTTCCAGCATCATCTTAGTTTTAATGCTCCCCATCATCGCCACCCTACTCGCTTTCTCCCGTCAGGTTATTGGGATGAAGGCTTTCGGTATTTTTACTCCCGCCGCCGTAACACTTTCTTTTCTCGCGCTTGGCCTTAAATACGGTTTAATTATTTTTGTTGTCGTACTGCTTGCCGCTACCGCCTCACGCTATCTTTTGCGTGGTTTTCGCTTGCTCTATTTACCCCGCATGGCATTAGTGCTCACGGCCACCTCTTTTGCGGTTTTAGGATTATTTGCCATCAGCGGTATTGTTCTCAAGCAAACTGGCGTCTTAGTTTTTTCCGTCTTCCCTATTCTTATTTTGGTGTCGTTGGCCGAACAATTCGTGGAAGTACAAATTCGTTTGGGTTTTCGTGAGGCAACACAACTGACAGTAGAAACACTGTTTCTCTCCATTGTCTCGACACTGATTGTTCAATGGGACGCATTACAATCTTTGGTAGTAGGCTTCCCGGAGGTTATTCTCATTACTATTCCATTAAATATTTTATTAGGTCGCTGGACAGGACTCCGTCTAACCGAATATTTCCGCTTCCGTAAGATC
- the ruvC gene encoding crossover junction endodeoxyribonuclease RuvC has product MITKQAVKVLGIDPGTGRMGFGVAEQQGTKFICHAIGCVSTPPKTAQATRLAVLQTELQKIITTHKPTGAVVEKLFFSKNIRTGIAVAEARGMIITTITQNNLPLLELSPQQVKMGVTGYGKATKGQVQIMVQKLFCLTTLPKPDDAADALALAFVGLSHFKL; this is encoded by the coding sequence ATGATTACTAAGCAAGCGGTTAAAGTGTTAGGCATCGATCCTGGAACGGGACGCATGGGTTTTGGCGTTGCAGAACAACAAGGCACGAAATTTATTTGTCACGCCATTGGTTGTGTCTCCACCCCACCCAAAACCGCCCAAGCCACTCGCCTAGCCGTACTCCAAACAGAGTTGCAAAAAATAATAACTACACACAAACCAACCGGGGCCGTCGTGGAAAAACTTTTTTTCTCAAAAAATATTCGCACCGGTATTGCCGTCGCGGAAGCGCGCGGGATGATTATCACCACCATCACACAAAACAATTTACCCTTACTGGAACTCTCGCCACAACAAGTTAAAATGGGAGTTACCGGATATGGCAAAGCAACCAAGGGACAGGTTCAAATTATGGTGCAAAAACTTTTTTGTTTAACAACTCTACCCAAACCGGACGACGCCGCGGATGCGTTGGCTTTGGCGTTTGTTGGTTTATCTCATTTCAAATTATGA
- a CDS encoding YebC/PmpR family DNA-binding transcriptional regulator: MSKHSKWAKIKRAKGVTDVKRGVIFSKLSRNITIAAREGTDVTTNFKLRMAIDRALAENMPKDNIERAVERAAKNEDGTTLESLTIDARGLSGSALLIDVVTDNRNRSFGELRKLLGDHGCHPTEPGSMQWLFERRGQIFIENVTDIEQAELDAIDTGASEIDNDETMLEVITNPEQLHAITESLKNKKYQITSSELMMHPKTSIALAENEYNKLQELMEILEDHADVAGVTTNAVPA; the protein is encoded by the coding sequence ATGTCGAAACACTCCAAATGGGCCAAAATTAAGCGCGCAAAAGGCGTCACCGATGTTAAGCGTGGCGTGATTTTTTCGAAACTTTCCCGCAACATTACGATTGCCGCGCGAGAAGGAACTGATGTAACTACAAATTTTAAGTTACGCATGGCCATCGACCGCGCCCTGGCCGAAAACATGCCGAAAGACAATATCGAACGCGCCGTTGAACGCGCCGCTAAAAATGAAGATGGAACAACATTAGAATCACTAACCATCGACGCCCGCGGTTTAAGTGGCAGTGCGTTACTGATTGATGTCGTGACAGATAACCGCAATCGGTCTTTTGGCGAACTCCGAAAATTGCTTGGCGACCACGGCTGTCACCCCACCGAACCGGGCAGTATGCAGTGGTTATTTGAACGACGCGGACAAATTTTTATTGAGAATGTAACCGATATTGAACAGGCCGAACTCGATGCGATTGATACCGGAGCGTCAGAAATCGATAACGATGAAACAATGTTGGAAGTAATTACAAACCCCGAACAACTACACGCCATCACCGAAAGTCTCAAAAACAAAAAATACCAAATTACCTCCAGTGAACTGATGATGCACCCAAAAACATCGATTGCTTTAGCAGAAAACGAGTACAATAAACTACAAGAACTTATGGAAATTTTAGAAGACCACGCGGACGTGGCCGGAGTTACCACTAATGCCGTCCCTGCTTAA